One Bombus pyrosoma isolate SC7728 linkage group LG9, ASM1482585v1, whole genome shotgun sequence genomic window carries:
- the LOC122570978 gene encoding uncharacterized protein LOC122570978, producing the protein MYSLYRAWFGDSVTPDNYSRLQETLSPPDTVVRVGNEGEHQFVAHKGVLAAHSGYLKALLTSAPTTPNQGVNTNITSCTNLPTTAAIAVTTTNLSGPSQRQPVTSVSVSSIGGEAFAPLLNYMYTGRLEVTLDNVYSVLLATHLLHMPGALEQCRAALLRLRAPPPLPTPIPVPAGPTSTLTSTSISTSTPGSGNILRPIPNRLMIDPSICWPPTAPLYPPTAPVPSSIGIPHLPQLQPSVLMQSTVPLGVSVAPTSSVQETHSSTAYREVLSPKSSVFKIERNRGLRVDCRPKSPENVSSNSLPFVAAAAAAFTTFTTSNVATSTRTSSPCQSISPTPSSASQSSVPPCQNKKITEQQRQSTEEHRYEHPNSSNNEQQHRSPPLTPVEDTAMPRNSDRNIESTSISEDDRGRSRRRGRGSNRANDSSSGVLSVVYDVACCDGPVKFHRVLNENYSSTASCGSSSVLQPRLQRPCFEPENASGENDENGGPTAVRTACDQIESAMDTGNSSGSYTCRYCRHTFKSQYCYRKHTKRHLLPTRANDPTGNRQRQDTEARNRREVRLLDLNVQYYPCKICGCKFPSYYFVHKHRKLCHANTEERTQSDEANSTATEDQESTTSTTNNDRQ; encoded by the exons ATGTATAGTTTATATAGAGCTTGGTTCGGTGACAGCGTTACGCCAGACAATTATTCAAGACTTCAAGAAACTTTATCGCCACCTGACACAGTGGTCAGAGTGGGAAACGAAGGAGAGCATCAGTTTGTCGCTCACAAAGGTGTTCTGGCCGCTCATAGCGGATATCTAAAAGCTTTGCTAACTAGCGCACCGACGACACCTAATCAAGGTGTTAACACGAATATTACATCTTGTACTAACTTGCCAACCACTGCTGCAATCGCGGTGACTACTACCAATTTGTCGGGACCATCGCAACGACAGCCTGTCACGTCTGTCTCGGTTTCGTCCATTg GTGGAGAAGCATTCGCGCCATTATTGAACTACATGTATACGGGTAGGTTGGAGGTAACATTGGATAACGTGTACAGCGTGCTATTGGCCACGCATTTGCTGCACATGCCAGGGGCACTGGAGCAATGCAGGGCTGCTTTACTAAGGCTGAGGGCACCGCCGCCTTTGCCAACGCCGATACCGGTACCAGCAGGCCCGACGTCGACGTTGACGTCGACCTCCATATCCACGTCGACGCCAGGCTCGGGAAATATACTCAGACCTATACCAAACAGGCTGATGATAGATCCAAGCATATGCTGGCCACCGACAGCGCCTCTTTATCCACCAACAGCACCTGTACCCTCGTCTATCGGTATTCCACATTTACCTCAACTGCAACCGTCGGTGCTAATGCAATCGACCGTTCCACTCGGCGTTTCCGTCGCCCCGACCTCCAGCGTCCAAGAAACGCATAGCTCGACGGCTTATAG AGAAGTTTTATCGCCAAAATCATCAGTCTtcaaaatcgaacgaaatcgGGGCCTACGAGTGGACTGTAGACCAAAATCACCAGAGAACGTGTCCTCCAATTCCTTGCCCTTTGTGGCAGCAGCAGCAGCTGCATTTACCACTTTCACCACCTCTAACGTTGCCACATCGACACGAACGTCGTCGCCTTGTCAATCGATTTCACCTACGCCGTCCTCCGCTTCTCAATCCTCGGTACCACCGTGtcaaaacaaaaagataaCGGAACAGCAGCGTCAATCTACAGAAGAACACCGTTACGAACATCCAAATTCGAGCAACAACGAGCAACAACATCGATCTCCACCTCTGACACCTGTGGAAGACACGGCAATGCCTCGAAACAGTGACAGAAATATCGAATCAACGTCGATCAGCGAGGACGATCGAGGAAGATCTAGACGAAGAGGACGCGGTTCCAATAGGGCAAACGATAGTTCTTCCGGTGTTTTATCAGTGGTTTACGACGTGGCTTGTTGCGATGGTCCAGTCAAGTTCCATCGAGtgttgaatgaaaattactcGTCAACAGCCTCGTGTGGGTCTAGTTCTGTACTACAACCGCGTTTACAGAGGCCGTGTTTTGAACCAGAAAACGCATCTGGCGAAAATGACGAAAACGGAGGACCAACGGCTGTTAGAACTGCTTGCGACCAAATCGAGTCTGCAATGGATACGGGCAACAGCAGCGGAAGCTACACTTGCCGATACTGTAGGCACACTTTTAAGTCGCAGTATTGTTACAGAAAACATACCAAGAGGCATTTGTTGCCGACAAGAGCAAACGATCCGACTGGAAATAGACAGAGGCAGGATACAGAGGCTCGAAATAGAAGAGAAGTTCGATTGTTGGATTTAAATGTTCAGTATTATCCGTGTAAGATCTGTGGATGCAAATTCCCGAGctattattttgtacataaacACAGGAAATTGTGCCATGCGAATACGGAGGAGAGAACGCAGTCCGACGAAGCTAATAGCACAGCTACCGAGGATCAAGAGTCGACTACTTCAACGACGAATAACGACAGACAATGA